AAGATCACCGATTTTCTTATCTGACACTCTCGATAATCTAAGATATGAAATAACGATGAGAGCGATtggaatttaatgaaaaattgtgttgatatTTAGTATCGAATAATTACGCGCTTGGATTACGTGATCACTGAAAATTTGATCTTTGTAAATCTCCATTGATTGACAATGCGGATCAACGtgataaatttaaatcttttgATTGATTTGAATTCTTCGCATTGTGTAGAAGACAAAAAAAGGTGTAGATTTTATAGTTGTCTGCGACCTTGTCGGTAAGGTTgcacaaaaaatataaagacGTACGAAAGGACCATtctaaaataacaataatagtCAGAACACGTAGAAGTGTCTTTAGAATGAAATTCAAAAGATTCTTTACCATTGCAACGTTTCGAGATTTAAATACCAGCGATTCGATTCGAGAATCTAACCTATAACGTAATCGCAATAAGCATACTATCATCGCTATGTGATGTCATTTGGGACACTAAATCTAGACTGCTTCCGGTAGATATTAGAAGTTAGCATTAATTTTGATTCACATTAGAAATCGTGatgcaaatattaattacgTTGAAAGTGTCAAGCATTAATTTATCGTTTACTTCGAAACTTCGAATTTAACCAGTGAAGTCGAAACAATCGATCGATTGCATTCGAGACTCGAGAACTTTGATTCGATACTTTTCGACAGAAACATTTCTAAGTAAGTGGTAACCGGTCTAATTCTTcttctaattgtaagtaaagTTGCATAAAACAATTGATAGCAAAAATATAATCAaagtatttcatttaattaagtCTACAGCTGAGAAAAGACAAAGGTTACTGGACTTGGAACTTTCTGTTCGTATTTTATCGAAACACGTGCACGAGTATTACGTCATGGAGAATGAACAAAATCCACATAAATCGTATATCAGAGATCCTTCTTGATTATCATAATTGCATACTTAATTTTTCCCTGAACACTGACACCGAGGATACAGCGTGAAGAACATCCTGTTATGACTCGACAGATTTcaagtaaattataaaatttttttttttatgaaacttgCAATTCTGGTAATTGTATAGGCGTTAATGTGCTATTTGCTAGCTTTAAGGATATTATACAGAACAGGACTGATCAAAGGTCGAATAAAACGCGATTcgttaacaaaaaatattacgttaacgataaaaaaaacgtagcttaaataaaatttgtaaaattaatattgaggcttgtataactaatttagatttgcatttacctcgattaatattcaaataaacaACTTTTCTTGCGttcttagacgcaaaatcgtTTTATGGGGTCCTTGGACCTTAGGGGACCCTAGGCGGCCGCCTAAtctgcctaggcccagggccggccTTAGCAGCTGCCTAATCTACTTAGGCCCAGGGCCGACCCTggtataaaagaaattaaggAACCTTAATGGTATTCTGCATCAGATACAAATTGTTGACGATTAATATTTACCTGAATTGTTCTCTGATGTACAGAAGACAAAGAAGATTGAGAAATGCGTGTGGCATCATTTAAGAGGACATGAACGACATTGAAACAGTTGATCGCTGAGTAAACTTCCTCAAAGAGAACAAAGTGGACTATCTGCGCGGTGATAACCGTAATCTTGTTTATGGAATTAAACAACCATCATTGTTACAGAAAGTAACAGAACTCTAGTAACGTCGATCGAAGAGCTTCGAAACTCTATCGATTTGATTCGTCGAATAAAATACCGGCCGTCCAATAGGATATATCAGGCTAAAAGCAGAGATacgaaggaaaataaaaagcaGAGAGGAACAacagttattaattatcgAGCATAATTCTGTTCAGCTTCCGACAATCCGCAGCTATtggattaaaaaataatgaaatccGCTCGTGCAGAAAATTTATTGCTCGCTTTGATCGATCCATTTGTAAAGCAACGGTTGTGATTTATAACGATTGGTCGAAGTACATTACAAATCTTATCGGACGCTATGAATCAGCAATGAAAGTCCagtaaaaattattatgaagATCCGAGTTAACGCATTTAGAAGGGATAACGTGAATTCAAGTTCAACGTTTCTCTTTGTCGACACCGATGATCAACGAATCAATATTCCCTTTTTACGTTAACTTTACGGATGGATAAAAAAGTAGGCAGccatgaatttttaaatttttcttgcaACTCAAAGTACGTTCCTATAGCAACGATTATCACTAATTATTCTGATTTATTCTACTTAGATACATAGTGACGTTAAAATACGCTAATGGTActaaatgtaataataatttatgcaaTTGGTAAGATCAGGGCCGGTCCTGGGCCTAGACTAGGCGGTCACCTAGGGCCCCTTAAAGTCCAGGGCCTCCAAAagttagttatacaagctttaatattaattttataaattttatttgagctacatttttttatgtcatatgTGTAAAGGGGCTCCCGAAATTTCAGGGCCGACTCTGGGTAAGATACGTCGAACATTGTTcgtttatttttgaaaaatttcggttcttttttttcatggTAATGTTTCCATTTCACGAGAATTTATCTACTGTTCTTCTAACAGCCATTATCTACCGCTTTCTACAAAGATTTACACAACATTGCATTTATTCCGTGCATCGTACTTTCGCTCGGGTCATCGGAACGAACACAAAGTTAAATGACAAGGAGGGTTCTGCAAACGGCTCTGGAATACCATCATAACAAATCTGTGATTCATGGTCCGAAAGAAGAATAATTAGCTGTAACTCTTTTATCCTAGTGGACGTACATGTACAGTGAGTCAAAAAAGTATTAGAACATCCAACATTCTTGCAATTAAAGAAACGCGTATCTCGTTGCACCACTGATTATACATTTCAGTTgcttttgttttattttattcattgttCGATTCAAcataatcaattaaaaatgaaaagtcaTTATTATTGGTATTTATGGGTGAAAgcaattaataaaaagtaataatgTTTTTATAAACGTTCAATGACTTCCAATGAATATCGAACACATTTTTGTTATCTAATTAATCCAATAATGATAcctaaaaaaaattaacgcCAATGTTTTGTCCAAAATTTGTATGGTCATGTATATTTATCACGTACAATGAATGCAACGCATACATTTACTTCTATTTGCTATATTAGTCATGCAACTTTTTGCGAGCTACTTGAAACGACTCTTGTCCCCAGTAATGGCTCGTTCATTTCTTGACTCACTGTATCTAGTCTTAGAAACAAATCGACAACAACGTGTCATTACATTGAATGAATAGTCTAGCGTATATTTCTTGATTAATACTGTTCAATGAAAGAAATACGTTTGTGGAAATTACATGAAAGATATGTCACCTGGTTACTTTCACTGAGGTATTAAATAACTGGAGTCTGTATATGTAGGTTAAAAACTGCGTGAAAGTAATTGGCTTCCTCtggataaaagaaattttttcttaaataatgTAACACATTGGCAATAAGGAAAAGagatatattttctatttttaaatttatgttatttacatttattgttAGTAAACTATACGTCATGCGTatcattgtaattaaattaaaattacgaTGATAATGACTGTAcatcaaattaaaaagaagtCTTGATAAACTTCGGATGATTTGAAATACACTTTGAAATGGTAAATATTAGCTGATAAGCAATAATTGTCAATATGTGATCTCGTAAATAAGTAATATTGACAGAAATTATGTATAATCAAGTTTACCAACACTGAACAAGGACATTACATATTTATTTGGCAAATATTTACAcgaatgaaattttggaatattaattgGCTGAACGATAGATATCAACCAAACGAGCAAAACAAGTGATACGAATCAATACTTTCCACTCCTTTGAAATCATTTACATTGCATCCATTAAAAACAtagagaatttttttttcttctctccaTTAGTCATAACTACTCCATTACgctttattaacatttttattactaCATTAATACGATGAAATGAGTACAAGGTCTTATTAGAACATTTTTTCAGTATTTTTTTGTCTTTGAAAAAGAAtctattttaaataacaacattTGTACAAAACAATCGGATCAGTTGATGGGCTACATTAGTCTCTTCGATACGAGGTTTCACTATCAAGCAGGAAATATACCtaactttatatttttatcttatGTGTATTTCTTATAAAAAACGTCATCGAGTGATAATGATTCGTAACAACGAAAAACAAATTAAAGAGTGTTGCGATccaatgaatttttcaataaccCCTTTTAAACGCTTTCGTGATAACGTAAGTGATTAACAAAAATTAACAATCTACAACATAGTACTCGATGCGCGCAAAGTTCAATTAGTCATTTTCACGCAAGCGCACTGTTGAATCTCGATCTCGATCTTGATATCGATATTCGCTAATTGATTTGCAAACGATATAAGGGTTCGAGTGGTCCTCTCATAGTTCaacattttcaaaatcaaaaatgctaCAATAAATAAAGCGTCTCTGCATAAGTCGGTCATAATTTGCTCAAAATTCGAGATAAGCGTGCGATCTCCATCGACTTCCTTGAAAGGTATTAAGAAGTAGGACAGCGTGTATTAGGAACAAGGAAGGACGATGTCGAATCATTACCGCGAACGTatgatgaaacttttactatcTCTCTTATGAAACTATAAACAGCCAACAATTTTcctaaatttcaaattaattttgttggTTCAAAtatttcgatcgatcgataggGTCGATACTTAAGATGTTTCGATATCTTAAGAATTCAATGCCGCTTAACCTATTCGACCgttcgaatattttttaaagcatgaaatattaaaaacatttcgatTTTCTGTGTAATATTATTGATTTAGTTAGAAGAGATGAAACGAAACCTGTCATTACAGCAGGTCATTCACCCCTTTTTAGTGAAAGTAGTCGCGAATTTTATCATTAGACTTCGACAAGTAATACCGCCGCGAAATCGAATCGATTTATCTCGAAGTATGAAGTATTATCGAACAAAGCAAAACAAGTGTGTCAACCGGACACATTATCAAGAAACAATCAATTTACTTTGTGAAAtagtttaaaattattcttccctAGTGTATTGCTTAATATTTTCCCGAACTATGACACTATTACGTACATATACATTAATTTACTCGAACAGACGGAAACGTTGATTCCGTTCGTTAATTGCCATTAGAATGACAAATAGTTATATCAACGAGAGTTCATTAACTATTTGAAAAACAAGACATTAGTGTTATAAATAGTATCTACTTAGATTTCGACGTCAATTGCACGCGTATCGAAATATCGATAATCGAAATCGATAAGATTTACTTCGAAGTTATGAATCGTTCTTCAAATAGTGTCACAATATTGTACAACTTTGATAAATACCATTTCGTTCGGCTGCGCCTGTTTACGGTTTGGTCTTTGTTCGTGATTATTCAAGCAGAAACAACGTGGTCGTAAACATATGCAACTAACACtagaaactttttttttcagggTATCGTGAAGTTACTTGCGCTTGGTGGAATCCCCCCGAAGTTATCAACGACAAAGTACGCACTTACCGTAAAGAGGGTGCAATAGCAGCAGCTAATCTTTTCCTTCAATCTTTCGCTTCAACCTCCACCGTGAAATGTTCTTTCCTACACAACTGTTTCACGGACGATAGATAAGTGGTACGAGTCGCGTTCATTCAAACGGCCGGTGTCGATTCGAACGCGAGCTTATTGCTGCGAAAGCGCGGGCAAAAGTGTCGTGGACATGACCACATACGAAAATTCACTAAAAATACCATAGAGGGCCTGACATGCGCGAGATCCGAACCGCTTACTACAGCCGATCGAATACTGCACTCGACACCGCGTGTTCTCTCCCTTTACTACCTCCTTCTATCATCGCTTTATTCCCCTCCCTACGTCTGATCGACAACATCTCGCCCCCTCTctgcatttcttttttttttttctttcgcaTGACCACTTCTAATCCCTGCTTTGACACATTATTTAACTCGTTAATTCTTAGATAGCTCTCTGATATAAACAAAAACACATGCGAGCAAATAATTGACGCTTTTGCACCCGCATTGCGTACAAGATTGTCAACAAGTTATCGTCAACTCGATCGGCAACATTTAAATGCTGCAACACACGATAACGTAGCCGCTTTTAGATCCAAGCAACAAACGTGTCAGTTTGTGTCAGTACTAAACAGGTAGCAAAAGAAAACGTTGCATGTACTTACGTTAAATATGTATCCTTAACACTAGATTGCCGGATGGCACATATGGATTACAATGAGTAATTCGTAGCAAAGATTTATTTGATTCATTATGTTTTTTTACTGTGATATTTCTTAACGTGTGGTTTATGCAATATATGAAAACTGGAAACATGATAcacattcatttttttttgcacaCGTTTGAAAAAAATCTGCTGCGTAACATAATTGCAAGTTACATTGCCAATTTGCAAGTAAAGCGGTTTGAAAAATTGGAACGTGATTAAGGAAAACaaagttttttattaattaatgtaaGGTATTGTTTTAGCTTATTCTAATAAAGATTAATATTGCGCCTGGATATACGCAACCCGCCTTGCACCGACGTAAGGGGGTGTTGCTATCAAGGGGTTTCTGTTTTTGGGTGAATTATTGAATCAATTTGtctctaattttattttatatacatgTAAAGTGGATATACCCTTATCATAGAAGTATGCTAATATCTGAAATaatgtttttccaataatcgaagaaattgaaagtttcatGATAGTCGAAAGTCAAAAATGACTCTGCCAAATAGTAATTACAGTTTCTTCGATATCATTCGCTAAAAGTatctaataaattattgtaGGTTATCGATAATTCAATGGATTTAACGATCCGGTTTCTCTAAATCTGTTAAATTAACAATGCTAATTAAATGACCTCATTTTGTTCCATGATTGTCATTTCCAATATTCTTGTTTTGCAATTTAGTTCGCGTTTGATTAACATTCAAATGGTTTTCGACCACGTTCAGTGTTgtcttaataaaaaaaaattatttctaagtAGAGAGCGAATAATGTTTTAATTGTTTAGAAACTGCTTCTAATTGTTTGTTCAATTACAAGTACAAGTTATCCCAATCTTTCGATGAACTATTTATAACATCctcatttaatatatttttcaaaagtttAGGAGCAAAAAACTTGTATTAATTGTAGATGAAATCGGAATAATACTGCTATTCGAGTTCAAATAGCAATACAAGTTTATCACCGATTTCAATGAACTTGAATGCTTATGTAAGATATCCGCATAAGAAGGAAAGTgctcttcatttttttttttaaatcagcAATTTATTGGCATACGGTTATGCATCAAGTTGATATTCCTCTATGTCTAGGTACagttataatataatataggTTCATAGATATgtaatcatttattaattagcgAAGTTGATATATCAATGACTTGTATTTCTGGAAAGAGCATTTTAAACAATCTTATCATAACAAGGTACAAAGGTATCCTCTTGATTAAGGGGGAttaagaaaatgattttttctatctttttattactaatatttagaaaagatcatgatcaatttttattgaagTTTTCCAAAATTTGTCACTGTTTAAATTGGCACCTTTTATGTGTTTATTACATTGAATTCATATTTGATTCAATTATCTATTACATTGGATAGTGTAATGCATTGAAATGACCGAACGTGCCTTTGTCATCCACGAGGTCAGTATCACAATGAAGTGTGACTCAGGATGACCATTGACCCGACCTCGTGGTCTTTCAACGTTACTTTTTAACCGAAGGATATATGCGCAATGCAATCGCTAAATTAATCGCTTAATTACtcaaaattatttgttttacGGGAATTTATTTACATGTACTAATATATCACCGTGTAATTATGAACTGAAACGCATAAGACAGTTTCATGCTTTGTTATTTAAAGTTAACAGATATTTATTCATAGTTGTAGgtcattaataaaatatacaaattgaCAGAAGTCTCATTCacattgtaaataatatttattcatcATCTTGTACAACTGTTGTTTTTTCAGATACATAGAGACCGTCTAAGAACTTTCTAATATCCTTGTTCTTTACTGTTGTAGACTGCTGTATAAGCGCAGCTGAAACGAAAATTACCCATTAATATGATAACATATTCAGTTTGTATATTTATTAGAAATCAAATgcaagaatattaatatttaccaGATCTAGAGACATCCTCTAAGGAATTTCCTTCTATTATCAGTTCATCCTTTTGCTTGGCTGAATTTGTGACGGTCACACCAGGTGCCATTTTTACACGTCGGATGTATTTTTCACCCAAAAAGTTACGAATTTCAATAACTGTGTTGTTTTCAGTTGTAACACAGTTAATGGGAAAGTGAGCATATACAGCTCGCATTTTGTATTGGTACCCTCTAGTCACTCCTTTCAACATGTTTTCAATGTGAGAGCAAACTGTGCGAACAGCAGCTAATTCTTTTTGGTTCCAAACCATTTCTCCACTTTCAGTAACCTTGGACTTACCATCTGAAAAGAGgtcagaaataaatttaagaacaatatttaattatactgCTATTTCCTATTATCATTATATTCGTCAGATACGGATTTATCATCTATGAAAAAATGAAGGGGAATCCAAGTATCATCAGATTAtatgttaaaattaaatatttcacttGTTAACATATCTACTTACACGAATATCAAGTGCAAGATGTTTAAAAGAACGTTTTAAAACACCCCTTGGTCCTTTAACAGTAACCAATCGGGATTTGACTGTAACAGTCAATCCCTCAGGTATTTTCACAGTTTGATTTGTTACGATTTGCTTCATCCTGTAATGTAccagaaaatattatttagaaTCGCATccttaaaaatgaaatattaattatactttagcatataattttattttgcaagCATTATTTTATACAGTTTTCACTATGTGAAAATTTGTAGGTTATGTATGGTTCATATAACATCAAGCTGTCAACTActtaacaaatttaatataaagaaaacaattgtatttcaatttttgagtGTACAACTCTCAATGCAAAAATcaacttttaaaattaattaaacaaatataattctattaaaattttaatttagaaaagtaTGTTTAcaagtattaaaaaataaggTTAGATTTCAATGCATATGAATAAAACCAACACctcttttcaaaaataatacttaGCCTTGCTTAAATATATTGAACGATATTAAATGGCATAAATAATATGGCATAAAGTTTATTGCATCGCTAGATTGTTGTGGATTTCACAAAGTATCTTTTTCGTATAAGATTACATTACCTCACGCACGTTACGGGATGACCGGAAAAGACCGAGGCGCTGTGGAAGCATGTCTGTTACCACTTTGAGCAACTAAAAACATAGATTAGAAAATCATATTCTCTTTTGTTCCCTTCAACAGATGGcgcattttaaattttatttcataatttaacataaaataaagaaCTTTTCACTATATCCATATTAAACTTAAAATTTTGTGTAATTCTTTTATTGAACAGATACGtaattttacattaaattattgtatcgctataaaaagaaaactatCTTCCGTGCACTTTTTTCATGGCTAAAATTGCGGAACCAAACTTATGATTATAAATGACACATTACGTTAtataaaatcttaattttgacgatattaatgcCAAAATTTGatttagaattaaaataatataattttcagtcattaaatattataaaatttggtatatcattaagaaatataaataataacataaatagCAATTCAACTTTTCCCGCGCAAACGTTCACGCGCAAATGGTGGGGGACCACGGGACTATATATATGGGACTCTCTCCCCTCTATCGTCATTTTCTCCGGAGCCGGCTATGGCGAGGGTTGCGTGGGGTTGCGCGTCTGGAAGGGAAGCCTACAGGGGTGGGGGAAGCCTGGGCATTGTCATCCCCTTTAGGAAATCTACATTACTTGGTACTGTACaacttataaattatagactcgtaaaattaaagaaacttcttaaagctttcaatttttaaaactaCATGTTATAGTAGGTATTAAAATTGACGTTTCTGAGGAaactgtattaattatttaaaagttttGTGCACTTTGAAACCATTGATGTTTTACTGAAGATATTTCTTGTGTGCTATTTTAATTCGTTTCTAGTTGTATATGTACCTCATTTGAggaattacattaaaattatacatataatttttatctttattattaataaagtttatatacattaaaatattatatatatatatatatatgatgtTAATGCAATTTCATTACATATCAAACACtattgaaatagaaatattgaaatataatgaatataaagttttaaaaaagaattataaagCGTTTGTTTTAATGCCTCAAATGAAGTTTCTATGTTTATTGACCTTAATTTGTACTGTAGACTTCATTATTTATGAAAAGCTGTTTTCAGTTACAAAACAGTATCTTACTTTATGTCtgtatttatttgtaaaaaaaaaaaaaacaaagtatgatgataaataatttaaagaaatcTGTATTCAGTATTAAAAAAgattttcttctaaatttCGTTTAAAAGTAAAGATACATGAATCTCAGAAATTGTTTGAAAGtacacaaaataaaaaacttaatttaattatcattttaagtagcaatatacattgtatacgTTAGTATGCTTAAAAGAATATACTAAAATGTTGCTcctacaaaatataaaataaagtatatCTCACAATACGCTTATACTGCGACACAATAAATAGAAAACATTACTAGTAagagtagaaaaaaaaaacaaatctaTACTTAAAATATTCAGCATCAATCTTTTTCTGGATTCTTTATAATATCTCGTTAATATCTACATATTGActataattatcaaatttaaatACGAACTACATTAAAGattacaatatcatgcctTGGTGACATTAAAATCTTGTATTTTACACTGAAGtttttttaaaactttttcAAACTGAGCATTACAAAagttattttgatttattcaaTAGTAACAAACTACATGGGAGAGTTAATGATTTATGAAGTTACTATTAGATAGTGTGATTAGATATTAGATGATAAATTTATTAGTCTTTTattaagagagaaaaagaatatgTTATAGCATATGAATTTGGATATGCATATCGTTGACTTGTATATTGCTACTTGGAAAAACGAATTCTTAAAATGCAACAGCAGAACGATATTTTTTTACACTTATTCATAGTAGtttcataaataatataatcgcTGAGTGTcatattgaattttcttctttttaaaaaaaacgACGATAGAACATAATATACAAGTTACAAATCGAAAACGAAAATGCTTATAAAAAGTCTCTGCCTCTTCTTAGAATACTATCACACAATTACAAGTCCCAAGGACTTCATACTTCTGCGCGATAGTACGAAGTTCTATTCTCTTTCAGAGCAAAAAATAGAAGTATCTCGTTGATTCTGAACCGCAAACAATTATTTAGCGgctaatattgaaattttgctTGTTATCTTACGCGTACAAGCAAAGAGGTATTTTTGTTAGTTTACATTCACGTGTAACACTCCTTCTAATAATCCACCTGCATTGATAATCGTTGATTGTTACTTGGCTTTAACGGTGTTGTGCAACGACGCGCGTCTGGAAATCTCTCATGGTATCTCTCCAATCTCAGGTACTTCACAGTTACTAAGTGACCTAAACAGGATAGTGTAAAATACACAATGTTACATGAAGAACCTTAGAAACACTTACCATCGAACCAACATCCATGCAAAGCTCTGTAAGCTTTTCCCGCATCTTCTTGCGACATACATTTCATATAAACGCAACCTTCTCGACTACCACGGTCTACGCGAATATGTAGAATTTTTACACCATCTCCACATTTTTCTAGAATGGCATCTTGCACTTTTGTTTCCCAATCGTCCTCAAATTCTCTGAATATGTACAAACAgtacatataatacatataacaATAACTACAAAGAAACAGTGAAAATACTTACACATCGGCATCAAACATATGCCTTATTTTTAAACACGGTGTTGGCGAACAAGTCAGACTATTAACAGAACCTTCCATCGTTTCAAACGCTTGGCCTTGCCACACtttagattttttatttaaaccaAATATCTGTGTGTTTGATTTATTGAGAGTATTATTAGGTAACCAACGCCATACGTGAAACTCTTCGCCAGCAACCTGTTGTACTTCCCTTCGAATTCTATAAATTAATACTTTATTAGTTGATACATCATTTATTGAGAAAGAAGTACAACTTGTTCTTCGCTTTTACCTGGATTCATTTTCATCTAAGAATTTAACTGCTCTCTCCCAGAGTCCAGCCATTTTTCTACGATCTTTCGGTGGTATAAGATTATCCCGTACATGATTTATGGCTAGGAAACTTTCTTGCGTCCCACCGGGCGTTGCAACAGCCGCATTTTGATGATGCATCTCAACCATGTTAATAATGTCGCTAACAAGTTTAAACACTTCTCTTTCGGTACTTTTCTTGTACCTTATGTACCAAACAAATAATTTCTGGATCCCTATAGCTGCTAGAAGGCCTGAGAATATATTGCAGTATTATTCACGTGTGCCATCGGATTAGTATAACGTAGAGAATACAACACATACAATGTATTCTCAATTTAATGTTAACATGCgtgttaataaatttcatgaTACCGGCATGCATAAGAACGTCGCATAACAAATGTTAATGTATAACAGAGAAACGATTTACTAATACGTCAGTGTTACAGCGTTAATTAAACTTTGAACAAAACGCAATTGTTTTAATATAAGGAACACTATTGCGTTATAGAACTTTGTAATTATACTTTCAACAAACTTCTTCCCATAATAAGTCGGTCAAAAATTTACCAAGTGACACGATTAGAAGGGACGAAAATATGGTGAAAAGCTTGTTCTTAATTAGACATTTCATCGGCAATTCCGGGTTCGTGATCATCATTCCAACTTTCCCATTTAAACGAGTAGAAAATAGTTTATCCTGTAAGAAACGTATGCCTTTCtctttaatttatatacatcACGCAAGCGTATAACAGCGATAAAACGTTATCAAGAAACTTTTTTACAATACCAAGGAATCCAAAACGTCGCCAGGGTTTCCATTATCGTCGCTTATATCTATCAGGGATATACCCCATTGAGGATTCTTTATAACAAGCAATTGTGCATTTTGCAAATCTTCCTTCACCTCCAGGCTTGTCTGTAAAATCGATCAATAGATGATAAAGAGCATGGAACAAATTTCAGTTTAATTACAATCATTTTCAACATACCACTCTACTATTTGTGAACATTTGCATGATCTCAGAATCAGTTAAATAAGGCGTTTCGCTAGAATTGTCGCATATCATGGACACAGCTTTTTTCGTTAAAGTCGGTTGAAGTCGCTTCAATAATTGCAGTACCGATTCTACGTTTTCTTTCAGTACACAGTTAACTCCAGGTGTTTCAAGGTCATCCTCGAGAAAACACAGTGGTATGTTGCTATCTATAAATCAAAA
This region of Osmia bicornis bicornis chromosome 5, iOsmBic2.1, whole genome shotgun sequence genomic DNA includes:
- the LOC114870994 gene encoding LOW QUALITY PROTEIN: 60S ribosomal protein L9 (The sequence of the model RefSeq protein was modified relative to this genomic sequence to represent the inferred CDS: inserted 1 base in 1 codon), giving the protein MKQIVTNQTVKIPEGLTVTVKSRLVTVKGPRGVLKRSFKHLALDIRMVSPRLLKVEKWFGTXKELAAVRTVCSHIENMLKGVTRGYQYKMRAVYAHFPINCVTTENNTVIEIRNFLGEKYIRRVKMAPGVTVTNSAKQKDELIIEGNSLEDVSRSAALIQQSTTVKNKDIRKFLDGLYVSEKTTVVQDDE
- the LOC114871137 gene encoding inner nuclear membrane protein Man1; this encodes MSVDTLSDSELRRKLMEYGYPVGPVTQTTRKILAKKLKNLIETRGGTGSRHSLAARYSSEDTDDDSSSTVSKKKKTTASSRRQTMANPMPPPSPVLTSSDVNILKNVKDKGDSEFKDPVVPDYDSSSSFTTRPITKSIHKKYMKSYKSSSVTDGLETGSDSDVIEEPIKSYSPSKYLSNVGKSHDSMTYKHNVSDQEQIPKSYDAKSRSIHTIKDNKYNESVFDSNMSPIQATTEDVCMKDNSNQRDLLASYETPFLSEFTRRLSSRSSVNLPSTSLSNLKSPSSCLTSNVPDLKEKDSNGHFSSLRSLYSSSNAGSRHTTSSGDRPRETMSRTFKSLTTNREDTRNNHNMVSVILVVVLALFFGILAVIYMGLGGKSETFPSLATDSNIPLCFLEDDLETPGVNCVLKENVESVLQLLKRLQPTLTKKAVSMICDNSSETPYLTDSEIMQMFTNSRVTSLEVKEDLQNAQLLVIKNPQWGISLIDISDDNGNPGDVLDSLDKLFSTRLNGKVGMMITNPELPMKCLIKNKLFTIFSSLLIVSLGLLAAIGIQKLFVWYIRYKKSTEREVFKLVSDIINMVEMHHQNAAVATPGGTQESFLAINHVRDNLIPPKDRRKMAGLWERAVKFLDENESRIRREVQQVAGEEFHVWRWLPNNTLNKSNTQIFGLNKKSKVWQGQAFETMEGSVNSLTCSPTPCLKIRHMFDADVEFEDDWETKVQDAILEKCGDGVKILHIRVDRGSREGCVYMKCMSQEDAGKAYRALHGCWFDGHLVTVKYLRLERYHERFPDARRCTTPLKPSNNQRLSMQVDY